A genomic region of Metopolophium dirhodum isolate CAU chromosome 1, ASM1992520v1, whole genome shotgun sequence contains the following coding sequences:
- the LOC132934402 gene encoding uncharacterized protein LOC132934402, whose translation MERHMNVHEVCRICLREVPLVDILKLGAKTSMWLSDINSYFKVQLTVDDDKSICLCRRCMGKIKTWRKHVERAGRCQYIVDYLDTVYQNQIVGGRIKKEDDEK comes from the exons ATGGAGAGGCATATGAATGTTCATGAAGTCTGCCGCATCTGTCTTCGTGAGGTGCCCCTCGTTGATATTCTAAAGCTTGGAGCGAAAACTTCTATGTGGTTGAGCGATATCAATTCATACTTCAAGGTCCAA ttaacagTTGACGATGATAAATCTATATGCTTATGCAGGAGATGTATGGGCAAAATCAAGACCTGGCGCAAACACGTGGAACGtgccggacgctgccaatatattgtagattatctcgatacagtg taccaGAATCAGATAGTGGGAGgaagaataaaaaaagaagacgatgaaaaataa